The following are from one region of the candidate division KSB1 bacterium genome:
- the rplI gene encoding 50S ribosomal protein L9: MKIILKSDIDKLGKAGDIVETKRGYARNYLIPKGYAVEATPANLKIIEQEKAAAMRRLQKEIDEAKKFAEQLENVSVTATVQVGEENRVFGAVTNQTIAELLAEKGIEIDRKKILLEEPIKQLGVFDVPIKLHSEVEAKIKVWVVRE, encoded by the coding sequence ATGAAGATCATACTGAAAAGCGACATCGACAAGCTCGGCAAAGCCGGAGACATTGTTGAAACCAAGCGCGGTTATGCCCGAAATTATTTAATTCCCAAGGGATATGCTGTCGAGGCTACGCCGGCGAATTTGAAAATCATCGAGCAGGAAAAGGCGGCGGCGATGCGTCGTCTACAAAAAGAGATCGACGAGGCGAAAAAATTCGCCGAGCAGCTCGAAAATGTTTCAGTAACCGCTACCGTTCAGGTCGGCGAAGAAAACCGAGTTTTCGGCGCCGTCACCAATCAAACGATTGCCGAGCTGTTGGCAGAGAAGGGCATCGAAATCGATCGTAAAAAGATACTGCTCGAGGAACCGATCAAGCAGCTGGGCGTTTTCGACGTGCCTATCAAACTCCACAGCGAAGTAGAGGCAAAGATCAAAGTGTGGGTTGTGCGCGAATAG
- the rpsR gene encoding 30S ribosomal protein S18, producing MLKKKRICRFCEEGVTYIDYKDDKRLLRFTTEQGKIIPRRTSGTCAKHQRQLVSAIKIARELALIPYISDIAK from the coding sequence ATGCTCAAGAAAAAAAGAATTTGCCGCTTTTGCGAAGAAGGCGTAACTTATATTGATTATAAGGATGATAAACGCTTGCTGCGGTTTACGACGGAGCAAGGCAAGATCATTCCTCGTCGTACTTCCGGCACCTGCGCCAAACACCAACGGCAATTGGTGAGCGCCATTAAAATCGCACGAGAGTTGGCTCTTATCCCCTACATCTCGGACATTGCAAAATAA
- the ssb gene encoding single-stranded DNA-binding protein, translating into MSELKMPDINTILIAGTVTGEPTLRRTPAGTAVTNFYIASNRKYRDNAGIWRESVCHVGVVAWQKLAEIAHEMLKPGTVVLVDGELQSRSWKTEEGNNKSVVEIRARRIQFLENSGSRDLGEEAAPAEEEKQQPLQPEIKAQEASGRQIVGPTEFDFGYQDLKI; encoded by the coding sequence ATGTCTGAGTTAAAGATGCCGGACATCAACACCATTCTAATAGCCGGCACGGTGACCGGCGAGCCTACGCTGCGTCGAACACCGGCAGGAACGGCCGTCACCAATTTTTATATCGCTTCCAACCGCAAATACCGCGACAACGCCGGTATTTGGCGGGAAAGCGTCTGCCATGTCGGGGTCGTCGCTTGGCAGAAATTGGCTGAAATCGCCCATGAGATGCTCAAGCCGGGGACCGTTGTGCTTGTCGACGGCGAGCTGCAAAGCCGTTCCTGGAAGACCGAAGAGGGCAACAATAAAAGCGTTGTGGAGATCCGTGCCCGCAGAATACAATTTCTCGAAAATTCCGGTTCACGCGATCTCGGAGAGGAAGCCGCTCCGGCCGAAGAGGAAAAACAGCAACCCCTGCAACCGGAGATTAAAGCCCAGGAAGCCTCAGGCCGACAAATTGTCGGTCCGACCGAGTTCGATTTCGGCTATCAAGATCTAAAAATCTAA
- the rpsF gene encoding 30S ribosomal protein S6: protein MRKYETIFILDSLLKNEEIDAIVNKYERFISANGGQINVTEKWGKKRLAYEIKKRQYGYYVLIRFDGPPTIVKALERELRLNEAVLRYKTLLMNKKAIEALAARGIATTPQPAAEPELSVAAVTAAESEKASETAEQSAKAEEEPAAEPFENEAEEKQD, encoded by the coding sequence TTGCGCAAGTATGAAACGATTTTTATTCTGGACTCGCTGCTGAAAAACGAAGAGATCGACGCCATCGTCAACAAATACGAGCGGTTCATCTCGGCAAACGGCGGCCAAATCAACGTCACGGAAAAGTGGGGCAAGAAACGACTGGCCTACGAAATCAAGAAGCGTCAGTATGGCTATTATGTTTTGATTCGTTTCGACGGCCCGCCGACGATCGTCAAAGCGCTGGAGCGCGAACTGCGTCTGAACGAAGCGGTCCTGCGCTATAAAACGCTGCTGATGAACAAAAAAGCCATCGAAGCACTGGCCGCTCGAGGCATTGCGACCACGCCGCAGCCGGCTGCCGAACCGGAACTCTCGGTTGCAGCAGTCACCGCCGCAGAATCTGAAAAAGCGTCAGAAACCGCCGAACAATCAGCGAAAGCAGAGGAGGAACCTGCGGCTGAGCCATTTGAAAACGAAGCCGAAGAAAAGCAGGACTAA
- the pth gene encoding aminoacyl-tRNA hydrolase, protein MPSPFLIVGLGNPGRRYEKTRHNVGFMVVDRLAERWDVRFRKLNSYELGEVLWKDERVFLAKPLTYMNNSGFAVSELVRYYRIELNRLLVILDDVELPFGRLRIRRQGSSGGHNGLDSIITQLGSKEFARLRIGIGNEYAKRDMVDFVLSPFSKNEQEELESVLIRAVEAVQVFIENGVDQAMNRFN, encoded by the coding sequence ATGCCTTCTCCTTTCCTTATCGTCGGGCTCGGCAATCCGGGCCGCCGATACGAAAAAACTCGGCACAATGTCGGCTTTATGGTTGTCGACCGGTTGGCGGAAAGATGGGATGTCCGGTTTCGCAAGCTCAATTCCTACGAATTGGGCGAGGTTCTTTGGAAGGATGAACGAGTTTTCCTGGCAAAACCGCTGACCTACATGAACAACAGCGGATTTGCCGTATCAGAACTCGTCAGGTATTATCGAATAGAACTGAATCGACTGCTGGTGATCTTGGATGATGTGGAGTTGCCGTTCGGCCGCTTGAGGATTAGGCGGCAGGGAAGCTCCGGCGGGCATAACGGCCTTGACTCGATCATCACGCAGCTCGGTTCCAAAGAATTTGCTCGTTTGCGCATCGGCATTGGCAACGAATACGCAAAGAGGGACATGGTGGATTTCGTTCTGTCCCCCTTTTCCAAAAATGAGCAAGAGGAACTCGAATCCGTACTGATTCGAGCCGTCGAGGCCGTTCAGGTGTTTATCGAGAACGGTGTAGATCAAGCGATGAACCGCTTCAACTAA
- a CDS encoding 50S ribosomal protein L25: MSEIVLNVTTRTALGTGAAKKIRRQDQIPGIYYFHGKQNIPFAIERKALRAVWGHESALIDVVFDGKDRKKCVIRDIQFDPISGKPIHLDLMGIEMTEKIRVNVHVALHGTPIGVRVGGGLLQQVLREVEVECFPADLPEVIELDVSQLDLGDSLTIGDIHLEKITVHGDPETVIATVSAPRGEVEAPAAEEAGPAEPEVITRRAKEEEEEEEK; the protein is encoded by the coding sequence ATGAGTGAAATAGTATTGAATGTAACCACTCGTACGGCATTAGGAACCGGTGCGGCAAAAAAGATCCGCCGCCAGGACCAGATACCGGGCATTTATTATTTTCACGGAAAACAGAATATCCCTTTTGCCATCGAGCGCAAAGCCCTGCGCGCCGTCTGGGGACACGAGTCCGCTTTGATCGACGTAGTCTTTGACGGCAAGGATAGGAAAAAATGCGTCATCCGCGACATACAGTTCGATCCCATCTCGGGCAAACCGATTCATCTCGATTTGATGGGCATCGAAATGACGGAGAAAATCCGGGTCAACGTGCATGTGGCGCTGCACGGAACGCCGATCGGCGTGCGCGTCGGCGGCGGCCTGCTGCAGCAGGTTCTGCGTGAGGTTGAGGTGGAATGCTTTCCTGCCGATTTGCCGGAAGTGATCGAATTGGACGTTTCGCAACTCGATTTGGGAGACAGCCTGACGATCGGCGATATCCATCTGGAAAAGATTACTGTGCACGGCGACCCGGAAACGGTGATTGCCACCGTCAGCGCGCCGCGCGGCGAAGTTGAAGCTCCGGCTGCCGAAGAAGCCGGTCCTGCGGAGCCCGAAGTGATCACCCGCCGTGCTAAGGAAGAGGAGGAAGAGGAAGAAAAGTAA
- a CDS encoding ribose-phosphate pyrophosphokinase, whose amino-acid sequence MTVSKPEAEAKLFSGRSNRPLAEKIAEHLKIPLGQLSAKNFADGEIWVKYEENIRGADVFLIQSTNAPGDNLMELLIMLDAARRASAHTITAVIPYFGYARQDRKDQPRVAISAKLVANLISTAGAKRVLTLDLHASQIQGFFDIPVDHLYGAAIFVKHIAALKLPNLVVASPDIGGIHLARSYAVRLNTELALLNKRRVKHNVCTVTEFIGDVRGKNVLLVDDLVDTAGTLVKAVEVLKDNGAQEIYAACTHAVLSGNAPELIEKSALKKIFLTDSIFVPPEKRTPKMEFLSAAPLFAEAIYRIHHKRSISDLFPQKDAVLH is encoded by the coding sequence ATGACCGTGTCAAAGCCCGAAGCGGAAGCCAAACTTTTTTCCGGTCGTTCCAATAGACCGTTGGCGGAAAAAATCGCCGAACATCTCAAGATTCCGCTGGGGCAGCTGTCCGCAAAAAATTTTGCCGACGGCGAAATTTGGGTCAAGTATGAAGAGAACATTCGCGGCGCGGATGTTTTTCTTATTCAATCGACCAATGCACCCGGCGACAATCTGATGGAGCTGCTGATCATGCTGGATGCGGCGCGGCGCGCTTCGGCGCACACCATAACTGCGGTGATTCCCTATTTCGGCTATGCGCGGCAGGATCGTAAGGATCAGCCGCGAGTGGCCATATCGGCCAAACTGGTGGCCAATTTGATCAGTACGGCGGGCGCAAAACGAGTATTGACGCTCGATCTGCATGCTTCGCAGATTCAGGGCTTTTTCGATATACCGGTCGACCATCTCTATGGAGCGGCTATTTTCGTCAAGCATATTGCCGCACTCAAGCTGCCCAATTTGGTGGTCGCCTCGCCCGACATCGGCGGCATTCATCTGGCGCGGTCTTATGCCGTGCGCCTGAATACGGAGCTTGCGTTGCTGAACAAGCGTCGGGTTAAACATAATGTCTGTACTGTGACGGAATTCATCGGCGACGTGCGCGGCAAAAACGTTCTGCTCGTCGATGATCTGGTGGATACGGCGGGCACCCTGGTCAAGGCTGTCGAGGTGCTGAAGGACAACGGCGCCCAAGAGATCTATGCCGCCTGTACACATGCCGTTCTCTCCGGAAATGCACCGGAATTGATCGAGAAATCGGCATTGAAAAAAATCTTTCTGACCGATTCGATCTTTGTGCCGCCGGAGAAAAGGACGCCGAAAATGGAATTCTTGTCCGCCGCGCCCCTTTTTGCGGAAGCAATCTACCGGATTCATCACAAACGATCGATTTCCGATCTCTTTCCGCAAAAGGATGCCGTTCTTCATTAA
- the ispE gene encoding 4-(cytidine 5'-diphospho)-2-C-methyl-D-erythritol kinase yields the protein MKIRSYAKINIGLRILGKRPDGYHELETLFQQIDFCDDLFFEPLPSHEIILTCNDPACPTDDRNLIVRAANLLKPFAKNEHTGCRIHLIKRIPMGGGLGGGSSNAAVTLKALNELWNCRISHDELAALAATIGADAAFFIYGGLALGEGKGERITPLPHRPDYFGVLLIPDFSIATADVYRKLNLSLTLIMKSSKFKSFASNLPPFAEWKSLFTNDLEIVVLRDFPILRQQVELFYQLGAFYAALSGSGSSVFGLFSSQEAAETAAEKLRNTGARTVVFRPVFT from the coding sequence ATGAAGATTCGTTCGTATGCAAAAATCAATATTGGGCTGCGGATTTTGGGTAAAAGACCGGACGGCTATCATGAATTGGAGACGCTCTTTCAACAGATCGACTTTTGTGATGATCTGTTTTTCGAACCTTTACCGTCCCATGAAATCATTTTAACTTGTAACGATCCGGCTTGTCCGACCGACGACCGAAATTTAATTGTTCGTGCAGCGAATTTATTAAAACCTTTTGCCAAGAATGAACACACAGGCTGCCGAATTCATTTGATCAAGCGGATCCCGATGGGCGGCGGATTGGGCGGCGGCAGCAGCAATGCCGCCGTCACCCTGAAAGCTCTGAATGAGCTTTGGAATTGCCGCATATCGCATGATGAATTAGCGGCACTTGCGGCGACAATTGGGGCCGATGCCGCTTTTTTCATTTACGGCGGTCTGGCATTGGGTGAAGGCAAGGGCGAACGCATCACGCCTCTGCCGCATCGACCGGACTATTTCGGCGTGCTCCTCATACCCGATTTTTCAATTGCGACAGCGGATGTTTATCGGAAACTGAATTTAAGCTTGACTTTAATCATGAAAAGTTCTAAATTTAAAAGCTTTGCAAGTAATCTTCCGCCTTTTGCCGAGTGGAAGTCTCTGTTTACTAACGACCTCGAGATCGTTGTTCTTCGAGATTTTCCGATTTTGCGGCAGCAGGTGGAGCTGTTTTACCAATTAGGCGCCTTTTACGCTGCATTATCGGGCAGCGGCTCTTCAGTTTTCGGTCTGTTTTCTAGCCAAGAAGCGGCAGAAACTGCTGCTGAAAAATTGAGAAATACAGGCGCACGAACGGTTGTTTTTCGACCGGTATTTACGTAA
- a CDS encoding UDP-2,3-diacylglucosamine diphosphatase, giving the protein MSRLYIISDLHLGAESKALEREKEEKAYSFFCHVKKERGDLLIVGDLFDFWFEYRHAVPKRHFRILSILSLMSKSIPIHYLVGNHDFWLNSFISEEIGLIVHADDFSFQYDGLRIYVRHGDGLLKSDHGYRLLKKILRNRLSINLYRAVHPDIGIPLALYCSGLSRKAGEKNGKDYRDDDYRDFAFQKIEQGYQVVILGHTHVPALAAYQNGVYLNPGFWGKNFTFAVLDDGAAKLFRWDGEKEIDFQPFLPPGNKKYINDRRICVPGTF; this is encoded by the coding sequence ATGTCCAGGCTTTACATCATTTCAGATTTACATTTGGGAGCCGAGAGCAAAGCTCTTGAGCGCGAAAAGGAAGAGAAAGCGTACTCTTTTTTTTGTCATGTAAAAAAAGAAAGAGGAGATTTGCTTATCGTCGGCGATCTTTTCGATTTTTGGTTTGAATATCGCCATGCTGTCCCTAAAAGACACTTCCGAATTCTTTCTATTTTGTCCTTAATGAGCAAAAGCATACCCATCCACTATCTGGTCGGCAATCACGATTTCTGGCTCAACTCGTTTATTTCCGAAGAGATCGGCCTGATTGTTCATGCCGACGATTTTTCATTTCAATACGACGGCCTGCGCATCTATGTTCGACATGGCGACGGCCTTTTGAAAAGCGATCACGGTTATCGGCTCTTAAAAAAAATATTACGGAATCGGCTCTCGATTAATCTTTATCGCGCGGTCCATCCCGATATTGGGATTCCCCTGGCGCTTTATTGTTCTGGTCTCAGCCGCAAAGCCGGTGAAAAAAACGGCAAAGATTATCGTGACGATGACTATCGTGATTTTGCTTTTCAAAAAATCGAGCAAGGCTACCAGGTGGTCATTCTCGGTCATACCCATGTGCCCGCCTTGGCTGCTTATCAGAACGGCGTTTATTTGAACCCGGGCTTTTGGGGAAAAAACTTTACTTTTGCCGTCTTGGATGACGGTGCCGCAAAACTTTTTCGGTGGGACGGCGAGAAAGAAATAGACTTTCAGCCGTTTTTGCCGCCTGGAAATAAAAAATATATCAACGACAGGAGGATTTGTGTACCCGGTACTTTTTAA
- the lgt gene encoding prolipoprotein diacylglyceryl transferase — MYPVLFKIGAFELRSYGLALAVSFLLGILISLKRAQKANVDQNTIMDLSVLMIISAIIGSRLLYVLFHLDEFRGRWLDTISPIQSNGQIGLAGLSVMGGIIFCFITAFIYLRIKKKPFFKIADVMIPTVGLGIFITRIGCFLNGCCFGLPCNGHHPICVTFPLDSPAGGVFPNQPLIPTQLYSSLYGLMIFGLLLWAERYKWFDGFLFSLFLILYGISRFTIDIFRYYEESTIVLNMRTLGLTINQLLSIAFIVAGVGIIVANFNLKKMSQSG, encoded by the coding sequence GTGTACCCGGTACTTTTTAAAATAGGTGCTTTCGAGCTGCGTTCCTACGGTCTCGCTTTGGCTGTTTCGTTTTTACTGGGAATTTTGATATCATTGAAACGCGCCCAAAAGGCAAATGTCGATCAAAACACCATCATGGACTTGTCCGTGTTGATGATCATCAGCGCGATTATCGGCTCGCGGTTGCTCTATGTGCTGTTTCATTTGGATGAATTCAGAGGACGGTGGCTGGATACTATCAGCCCCATTCAAAGCAACGGTCAAATCGGCCTTGCCGGTTTGTCCGTCATGGGCGGCATTATCTTTTGCTTCATCACCGCTTTTATTTACCTCCGCATTAAGAAAAAACCTTTTTTCAAAATTGCCGATGTGATGATCCCGACCGTCGGGTTAGGTATCTTTATTACCCGAATCGGCTGTTTCCTTAATGGATGCTGCTTCGGCCTGCCCTGCAACGGCCATCATCCCATTTGTGTCACGTTTCCTCTCGATAGTCCGGCGGGCGGTGTTTTCCCAAATCAACCTCTTATTCCCACGCAACTTTATTCTTCCCTTTACGGATTGATGATCTTCGGCCTATTGCTGTGGGCTGAACGCTATAAATGGTTCGACGGATTTCTATTTTCACTTTTTCTCATTTTATATGGAATTTCCCGCTTTACGATCGACATTTTCCGTTACTACGAAGAGAGTACGATTGTTTTAAATATGCGTACTTTGGGATTGACCATCAATCAGCTTTTAAGCATCGCTTTTATAGTCGCCGGTGTTGGCATTATTGTTGCAAATTTTAATTTGAAGA